A single window of Periophthalmus magnuspinnatus isolate fPerMag1 chromosome 22, fPerMag1.2.pri, whole genome shotgun sequence DNA harbors:
- the ythdf2 gene encoding YTH domain-containing family protein 2: protein MNHLDPIQRPKGQANKVQNGAVTQKETLNDDEFEPYLNTQARQSNAYTAMSDSYMPSYYSPSIGFSYSLNEAAWSTGGDPPMPYLASYGQLSNGEPHYLPDAMFGQPGPLGSNPFLGQHGFNFFPSGIDFSAWGSSSSQGQSGTPQSSGYSSNYAYAPSSLGGAMIDGQSPFAPANEPLNKAPGMNNLDQSMAGLKIGSTAPGGNGDIAPKVVGSALTGGGPLGPVSSVGPPSMPPVSIAPAKPASWADIASKPAKPQPKLKTKGGMAGANLPPPPIKHNMDIGTWDNKGSMPKAATPQQVPQPPTNGQPPNQASPQPGATSAGTPQLPLSNGQLVPPVSQMGQLQAGQPAMAPLAQPLSQGPPPPSQQQPSQPTRWIPPRNRTNGFGEAGGSGTGQSPPSSTGVPVVPGVPSEPHPVLEKLRMVNNYNPKDFDWNPKQGRVFIIKSYSEDDIHRSIKYNIWCSTEHGNKRLDAAYRSLGGKGPLYLLFSVNGSGHFCGVAEMRSPVDYNTSAGVWAQDKWKGRFDVRWIFVKDVPNSQLRHIRLENNENKPVTNSRDTQEVPLDKARQVLKIMAAYKHTTSIFDDFSHYEKRQEEEECVKKVEVQGSEPYPSNPSSRSHYRIQERQGRVK, encoded by the exons ATGAATCACCTGGACCCAATCCAGAGACCGAAAGGCCAAGCAAACAAAG TGCAAAACGGAGCTGTGACCCAAAAGGAGACTTTGAATGACGATGAGTTTGAGCCTTACCTGAACACTCAGGCCCGACAG AGCAATGCCTATACGGCCATGTCAGACTCCTACATGCCCAGCTACTACAGCCCCTCCATTGGATTCTCCTACTCCCTGAACGAGGCAGCATGGTCCACGGGTGGAGACCCTCCCATGCCTTACCTGgcctcctatggacagctgaGCAACGGGGAGCCCCACTACCTCCCAGATGCCATGTTTGGTCAGCCGGGCCCTCTGGGGAGCAACCCTTTCCTTGGCCAGCATGGCTTCAACTTCTTCCCCAGCGGCATCGACTTCTCTGCGTGGGGCAGCAGCAGCTCTCAGGGACAGTCGGGCACACCGCAGAGCTCCGGCTACAGCAGCAACTACGCCTACGCCCCCAGCTCCTTAGGAGGCGCTATGATTGATGGACAGTCCCCGTTTGCTCCTGCCAACGAACCTCTGAACAAGGCGCCTGGCATGAACAACCTGGACCAGAGCATGGCCGGACTGAAGATCGGCAGCACTGCTCCGGGGGGAAATGGGGACATTGCTCCTAAAGTGGTTGGCTCTGCTTTAACCGGTGGGGGACCACTgggtcctgtgtcctctgtggggCCCCCCAGCATGCCTCCTGTGTCTATAGCTCCTGCCAAGCCCGCCTCCTGGGCAGACATTGCCAGCAAACCGGCCAAGCCTCAGCCCAAGCTGAAAACCAAGGGTGGCATGGCCGGTGCCAACCTGCCTCCTCCACCCATTAAACACAACATGGACATCGGCACGTGGGACAACAAGGGCAGCATGCCCAAGGCTGCCACGCCTCAGCAGGTGCCTCAACCCCCCACCAACGGGCAGCCTCCTAATCAGGCATCCCCCCAGCCCGGTGCTACTTCTGCCGGGACCCCCCAGCTGCCCCTGAGCAATGGACAGCTGGTGCCTCCTGTGTCCCAGATGGGCCAGCTGCAGGCAGGTCAGCCTGCCATGGCTCCTCTGGCACAGCCTCTGTCCCAGGGTCCCCCTCCGCCCAGCCAACAGCAGCCCTCTCAGCCCACCCGCTGGATCCCCCCTCGGAACCGCACCAATGGCTTTGGGGAGGCAGGTGGGAGCGGGACAGGCCAGTCGCCCCCGTCCTCAACCGGAGTGCCCGTGGTCCCAGGTGTCCCTTCTGAACCTCACCCCGTCTTAGAGAAGCTGCGAATGGTAAACAACTACAACCCCAAGGACTTTGACTGGAACCCCAAACAAGGACGCGTGTTCATCATCAAGAGCTACTCGGAGGACGACATCCACCGCTCTATCAAGTACAACATCTGGTGCAGCACGGAGCACGGGAACAAGCGTCTGGACGCGGCCTACCGCTCTCTGGGGGGTAAAGGCCCACTCTACCTGCTCTTCAGTGTCAACGGCAGCGGGCACTTTTGTGGTGTGGCAGAGATGCGCTCTCCCGTGGACTACAACACGTCCGCGGGCGTGTGGGCGCAGGACAAGTGGAAGGGCCGCTTTGATGTGCGCTGGATCTTTGTAAAGGACGTTCCCAACAGTCAGCTGAGGCACATCCGGCTGGAGAACAATGAGAATAAACCCGTCACCAACTCCCGGGACACACAGGAGGTGCCCCTAGACAAGGCCCGGCAGGTGCTCAAGATCATGGCAGCCTACAAACACACCACCTCCATCTTCGATGATTTTTCCCACTACGAGAAAcgccaggaggaggaggagtgtgtcAAAAAG GTGGAGGTCCAGGGCAGTGAGCCATATCCCAGCAACCCCAGCAGCCGAAGTCATTACAGGATCCAG GAGCGCCAGGGACGGGTCAAGTAA